A window of Thalassophryne amazonica chromosome 21, fThaAma1.1, whole genome shotgun sequence contains these coding sequences:
- the LOC117503141 gene encoding NF-kappa-B inhibitor alpha-like: MDAHGVSKRNQMDYKPGNMEPKQGKMLPCMEDRFDSGLDSLKDDDLVNDFEDMTVTTKEEFPKEYEPWRSAVTEDGDTLLHLAIIHEAHEHALQMIRLSHKHPFLNIQNHQRQTALHLAVITEQPQLVEKLLKAGCDPQLADNSGNTALHIACKRGSLACFSVITQNCQHHLASVIAFPNYSGHNCLHLACINGYISLVENMVQLGANINAQEQCSGRTALHLAVDLQNPTLVRRLLDLGADVNSLTYGGFTPYHLTYGRHNEEIRSQLYERTAQEMRALPESDSDDCDMEDQSISDDEMYDDIKFGK, encoded by the exons atggaCGCACACGGAGTGTCGAAACGCAACCAGATGGATTACAAACCGGGCAACATGGAGCCAAAACAGGGAAAAATGCTCCCATGCATGGAAGACCGCTTTGACAGCGGCTTGGATTCGCTAAAAGACGACGATCTGGTGAACGACTTCGAAGACATGACTGTGACTACGAAAGAGGAGTTTCCAAAGGAGTACGAGCCCTGGAGGAGCGCCGTGACGGAAGATGGCGACAC GCTTCTCCACTTGGCCATCATTCATGAAGCTCACGAACATGCCCTCCAGATGATCCGACTCTCTCACAAACACCCCTTCCTAAACATTCAGAACCACCAGAGACAG ACTGCACTCCACCTCGCAGTGATCACAGAGCAGCCCCAGCTGGTGGAGAAGCTCCTGAAGGCCGGATGTGACCCGCAGCTGGCCGATAACAGTGGAAACACGGCTCTCCACATCGCCTGCAAAAGAGGCTCACTCGCTTGCTTCAGCGTCATCACGCAGAACTGCCAGCATCATCTCGCTTCCGTCATTGCCTTCCCCAACTACAGTG GACATAACTGTCTCCACCTGGCATGCATTAATGGCTACATCTCATTGGTGGAAAACATGGTTCAGCTTGGTGCAAACATAAATGCACAG GAACAGTGCAGTGGACGGACAGCACTCCACCTCGCTGTGGACCTCCAGAACCCAACACTGGTCCGTCGTCTACTGGACCTGGGTGCTGACGTCAACAGCCTGACGTACGGTGGCTTCACGCCATATCACCTAACCTACGGGCGCCATAACGAAGAGATCCGCTCACAGCTATATGAGAGGACGGCGCAGGAAATGAGGGCGCTTCCTGAAAGCGATTCAGATGACTGCGACATGGAAGACCAGAGCATCTCTGATGATGAG ATGTATGACGACATAAAGTTCGGGAAGTAA
- the LOC117503251 gene encoding breast cancer metastasis-suppressor 1-like protein-A: MPVHSREKKESNHEEMEVDFPEQDGSSSEEEDTVSSSVSEDGDSSEMDDEDCERRRMECLDEMTTLEKQFTDLKEQLYKERLSQVDIKLQEVMAGCAQEYLEPLANLQENMQIRTKVAGIYRGLCLESVKNKYECEMQAACQHWESEKLLLFDTVQSELEEKIRRLEEDRHSIDITSELWNDGLHARKNKKKDPFCPVKKKKPVVVSGPYIVYMLQDLDILEDWTAIRKAMASLGPHRVKVDVPAVKPERHHHVARSEDGRLFYDNQWYCRGQAICIHRKDEYPTSAIITTINSDEVWFKRLDGTKSKLYVSQLQKGKYTIKHS; this comes from the exons ATGCCTGTTCATTCCCGGGAGAAGAAAGAAAGTAACCACGAAGAAATGGAGGTGGATTTTCCCGAGCAGGACGGCAGCAGCAGCGAGGAGGAGGACACCGTTAGCTCGTCCGTGTCTGAAGATGGAGACAGTTCGg AGATGGACGATGAGGACTGCGAGAGGAGGAGGATGGAGTGTCTGGACGAGATGACAACTCTGGAGAAACAGTTCACAGACCTGAAGGAGCA GTTGTACAAGGAGCGTCTGAGCCAGGTGGAtatcaagctgcaggaggtgatgGCCGGCTGTGCCCAGGAGTACCTGGAACCTTTAGCCAACCTGCAGGAGAACATGCAGATCCGGACCAAAGTGGCTG GAATCTACAGGGGGCTGTGTTTGGAGTCGGTGAAGAACAAATACGAGTGTGAGATGCAGGCTGCCTGTCAACACTGGGAG AGTGAGAAGCTGCTGCTCTTTGACACCGTTCAGAGTGAACTGGAGGAGAAGATCAGAAGATTAGAAGAAGACAGACACAGTATCGACATTACCTCAG AGCTGTGGAATGATGGATTGCATGCACggaaaaacaagaagaaagaTCCATTCTGCCCCGTCAAGAAGAAGAAGCCTGTTGTTGTGTCTG GGCCATATATCGTCTACATGCTGCAAGATCTGGATATCCTTGAAGACTGGACAGCGATCAGAAAG GCCATGGCGTCACTGGGACCACACAGAGTGAAGGTTGATG TTCCTGCAGTCAAGCCTGAGAGACATCACCATGTGGCGCGCTCTGAGGACGGACGACTTTTCTATGACAACCAATGGTACTGTAGGGGACAGGCCATCTGCATCCACAGGAAGGATGAGTACCcgacaag tgccatcatcaccaccatcaacagCGATGAGGTGTGGTTCAAGCGTCTGGATGGCACAAAGTCAAAGCTGTACGTCTCCCAGCTGCAGAAAGGCAAATACACAATCAAGCACTCATAA